Proteins found in one Vallitalea guaymasensis genomic segment:
- a CDS encoding DUF362 domain-containing protein has protein sequence MAYVINDECISCGACESECPVDAISEGDSKYVIDADTCIDCGACAGVCPVDAPQPE, from the coding sequence ATGGCATACGTAATTAATGATGAGTGTATTTCATGTGGGGCTTGTGAATCAGAATGTCCAGTAGACGCTATTTCAGAAGGCGATTCAAAATATGTTATCGACGCTGATACTTGTATTGATTGTGGCGCTTGCGCAGGTGTCTGTCCAGTAGACGCTCCACAACCAGAATAA
- the pflA gene encoding pyruvate formate-lyase-activating protein translates to MSVIGKIHSIETCGTVDGPGIRFVIFMQGCPLRCKYCHNPDTWKLGDGEEKTVEELILEIKKYKSYMKFSGGGVTVTGGEPLLQGKFVKELFKRCKEEGIHTAIDTSGYIFNDTTKEVLDYTDLVLLDIKCYDSDRYKYITGVSLDPTISFMNYLGELNKPVWIRYVLVPGLSDNEEHIKNLSIFLSNFNNIERIELLPFHKMGEFKWEELGYTYELGDTKEPTKEEVIKAMSIIKEHNLNVVTS, encoded by the coding sequence ATGAGTGTAATAGGGAAAATTCATTCTATTGAGACTTGTGGTACTGTAGATGGACCTGGTATAAGATTCGTGATCTTTATGCAAGGCTGCCCTTTGCGATGTAAATACTGCCATAATCCAGACACTTGGAAACTAGGTGATGGCGAAGAGAAGACTGTAGAAGAATTAATTCTAGAAATTAAAAAGTATAAATCATACATGAAATTTTCAGGTGGTGGGGTCACTGTTACAGGCGGTGAACCACTCCTACAAGGAAAATTCGTTAAAGAACTATTCAAAAGATGTAAAGAAGAAGGTATTCACACAGCAATTGATACCTCCGGTTATATCTTTAATGACACAACAAAAGAAGTACTGGATTATACTGATCTAGTACTTCTGGATATAAAGTGTTATGATAGTGATAGATATAAGTATATTACAGGTGTGTCCCTTGACCCTACTATATCCTTTATGAATTATCTAGGTGAGCTTAATAAACCTGTCTGGATAAGGTATGTATTGGTTCCAGGACTAAGTGATAATGAAGAACATATCAAAAACTTATCTATATTTTTGAGTAATTTCAATAATATAGAAAGAATTGAACTTCTACCATTTCATAAAATGGGTGAATTCAAATGGGAAGAATTAGGCTATACTTATGAACTTGGGGACACAAAAGAACCTACCAAGGAAGAAGTTATTAAGGCAATGAGTATTATAAAAGAACATAATCTCAATGTTGTAACAAGTTGA
- the pflB gene encoding formate C-acetyltransferase: MKDYWKNFIPGNWEKNIDVRDFIQTNYKPFDGDDSFLEGPTANTKKLWEEVCELTKEENKKGILDAETKVPSSVTSHGPGYVNKDLEKIVGFQTDKPLKRGIMPNGGIRVVRNALNAYGYELDKETDKIFTKYRKTHNDGVFDAYTDNMRQARHSGIITGLPDAYGRGRIIGDYRRVALYGTDFLIAGKQEEKKQLEMDFMEPNVIVLREEISEQIVALKQLKEMAATYGHDISKPASNAAEAIQWTYYGYLGAIKEQDGAAMSLGRVSTFIDIYIERDLNTGVLTEKEAQELMDQFVMKLRMVRFLRTPSYNELFSGDPTWVTEVIGGMGIDGRTLVTKNSFRTLHTLNNLGPAPEPNLTVLWSERLPENFKKFCAKVSIDTSSIQYENDDLMRAWYGDDYGIACCVSAMKIGKQMQFFGARANLAKALLYAINGGRDEKSGDQIGPEFAPVTSEYLDYDEVTRKFDAILDWLAQLYINTLNIIHYMHDKYCYEKLQMALHDKDVLRTSACGIAGLSVVADSLSAIKHSKVKVIRNEEGLAIDYEVEADSYPAFGNNDDRVDNIASEIVENFMNKLRKHKTYRDSVPTMSILTITSNVVYGKKTGSTPDGRKGGDPFAPGANPMHGRDKNGAIASMSSVAKLPYEHSEDGISYTFSIVPKALGKNETTRVSNLVGLLDGYFHDKGHHINVNVFDRETLIDAMDHPEKYPQLTIRVSGYAVNFIKLTREQQLDVIHRTFHERA; encoded by the coding sequence ATGAAAGATTATTGGAAAAATTTTATACCTGGAAACTGGGAAAAAAATATTGATGTAAGAGATTTTATCCAAACAAACTATAAACCATTTGATGGTGACGATTCTTTCTTAGAGGGACCTACAGCAAACACAAAAAAACTCTGGGAAGAAGTATGCGAACTAACAAAAGAAGAAAATAAAAAAGGAATCTTAGATGCAGAAACAAAAGTTCCTTCATCAGTGACATCACACGGTCCTGGTTATGTAAACAAGGATTTAGAAAAAATTGTTGGATTCCAAACTGATAAGCCTTTAAAAAGAGGTATAATGCCTAATGGTGGTATCAGAGTTGTAAGAAACGCTTTAAATGCTTATGGCTATGAACTTGACAAAGAAACTGATAAAATTTTCACAAAGTATAGAAAGACTCATAACGATGGAGTTTTCGATGCTTATACTGATAATATGCGTCAAGCAAGACATTCAGGTATTATTACAGGGTTGCCAGATGCTTACGGAAGAGGTAGAATAATTGGTGACTATAGACGTGTGGCTCTATATGGTACTGATTTTCTAATCGCTGGTAAGCAAGAAGAGAAAAAGCAATTAGAAATGGATTTCATGGAACCAAATGTCATTGTTCTTAGAGAAGAAATCTCAGAACAAATCGTTGCATTGAAACAATTAAAAGAGATGGCTGCCACTTATGGACATGATATCAGCAAACCTGCTTCTAATGCAGCAGAAGCTATTCAATGGACTTATTACGGATATCTTGGAGCTATAAAAGAACAAGATGGAGCCGCAATGTCATTAGGTAGAGTTTCTACTTTCATAGATATATATATTGAGAGAGACTTAAATACAGGCGTTCTAACTGAAAAAGAAGCACAAGAATTAATGGATCAGTTTGTAATGAAGCTTAGAATGGTAAGATTCCTACGTACTCCTTCTTACAATGAATTATTCTCTGGAGACCCAACATGGGTTACAGAAGTTATTGGTGGAATGGGAATTGATGGTAGAACTCTAGTAACTAAAAACAGTTTCAGAACTCTTCATACATTAAACAATCTAGGACCAGCACCAGAACCTAACTTAACAGTTTTATGGTCTGAAAGATTACCTGAGAACTTCAAGAAATTCTGTGCAAAAGTTTCTATAGATACAAGCTCAATCCAGTATGAAAATGATGATTTGATGAGAGCATGGTATGGTGATGATTACGGTATTGCTTGTTGTGTATCTGCTATGAAAATCGGTAAGCAAATGCAGTTCTTCGGAGCAAGAGCAAACCTTGCAAAAGCATTACTATATGCAATCAATGGTGGTAGAGATGAAAAATCTGGAGACCAAATCGGTCCAGAATTCGCTCCTGTGACTTCTGAGTATCTTGATTATGATGAAGTTACAAGAAAATTTGATGCTATTCTTGATTGGTTAGCTCAATTATATATTAATACATTGAATATTATTCACTATATGCATGATAAATACTGCTATGAAAAATTACAAATGGCACTTCATGATAAAGATGTACTAAGAACTTCTGCTTGTGGTATCGCTGGATTATCCGTTGTAGCCGACTCATTATCAGCTATAAAACACTCAAAAGTGAAAGTTATCAGAAATGAAGAAGGTCTAGCTATAGATTACGAAGTAGAAGCTGATAGCTATCCTGCATTCGGTAACAACGATGACCGTGTTGACAATATTGCAAGTGAAATAGTTGAAAACTTTATGAACAAACTAAGAAAACATAAGACTTATAGAGATTCAGTTCCTACTATGTCAATCCTTACAATTACTTCCAATGTTGTTTATGGTAAGAAAACTGGTAGCACTCCAGATGGCAGAAAAGGTGGAGATCCATTTGCTCCAGGTGCTAACCCAATGCATGGACGTGACAAAAATGGAGCAATCGCTTCAATGTCATCAGTAGCCAAATTACCATATGAGCATTCAGAAGATGGTATTTCATATACTTTCTCAATCGTACCAAAAGCACTTGGTAAGAATGAAACAACTAGAGTAAGTAACTTAGTAGGTCTATTAGATGGTTATTTCCATGATAAAGGTCATCATATCAATGTAAACGTATTTGATAGAGAAACATTAATAGATGCTATGGATCATCCAGAAAAATACCCACAATTAACAATAAGGGTTTCTGGATATGCTGTTAACTTCATCAAATTAACAAGAGAACAACAGTTAGATGTTATTCATAGAACATTCCATGAAAGAGCGTAA